The following coding sequences lie in one Sedimentibacter sp. MB35-C1 genomic window:
- a CDS encoding response regulator transcription factor: MYNILIVEDDLVLSKGITLALKQENYGFTCINTIKEARCLVNENKYDLIILDINLPDGNGIDFLIDIRKSSSMPVIMLTANDLETDIVTGLEMGADDYITKPFSLMILRARVNAQLRKAINSNSQIILIDNFKFCFEKMKFYNNGQVIELSKTEQKLLKILVENKGNTVARATLVDRIWTDSTEYVDENALSVAIKRLRDKLEDKQPSPKYIKTVYGIGYTWAVK; encoded by the coding sequence TTGTATAACATATTAATTGTAGAGGATGATTTAGTTTTAAGCAAAGGTATAACACTTGCTCTAAAACAAGAAAACTATGGATTTACCTGCATAAATACTATTAAAGAAGCTAGATGCCTTGTAAACGAAAATAAATATGACTTAATAATTTTGGATATAAATTTACCAGATGGAAACGGGATTGATTTTCTCATAGACATAAGAAAATCTTCATCTATGCCTGTAATTATGTTAACTGCCAATGATTTGGAAACAGATATTGTGACAGGGTTAGAAATGGGAGCAGATGACTACATAACGAAACCATTTAGCCTTATGATTCTACGTGCCAGAGTTAATGCTCAGCTAAGGAAAGCTATAAACTCAAATTCCCAGATAATATTAATAGATAATTTCAAATTCTGCTTTGAAAAAATGAAGTTTTATAATAATGGACAAGTTATTGAACTTAGCAAAACAGAACAGAAGCTACTTAAAATTCTAGTAGAAAATAAAGGAAATACCGTAGCAAGAGCTACACTTGTTGATAGAATCTGGACCGACAGTACGGAATATGTTGACGAAAATGCTCTGTCTGTGGCGATAAAACGTCTTAGGGATAAACTGGAGGATAAGCAGCCTTCGCCAAAATATATAAAAACAGTCTATGGAATTGGATACACATGGGCGGTGAAATAA